From a single Poecilia reticulata strain Guanapo linkage group LG2, Guppy_female_1.0+MT, whole genome shotgun sequence genomic region:
- the orc4 gene encoding origin recognition complex subunit 4 isoform X1 — MSKRKAKDAHLPIGECISQVHQILRKRFCHQQLPVKPEGVEAQHKHLAELLKRTAVHGESNSVLIVGPRGAGKTMLLKSVLRELSQETEVQKNLLQVHLNGLLQTDDRIALKEITRQLQLENVVGDKVFGSFAENLTFLLDALKKGDRSSSRPVLFVLDEFDLFAQHKNQTLLYNLFDVSQSAQAPVAVVGLTCRLDVLELLEKRVKSRFSHRQMHLLSKLTFPQYLERIRDQLSLPDDFPDGKFAQEWNAGVTTLCEDKSAEEVLQRYFNSSTDFRSLHTLLMLCLSRVSVARPSITPADLLDASRFCLADANANMLHGLSILELCLIIAMKHLNDVYEGEPFNLQMVHNEFKKFLQRKSNSMYNFEQPVIMKAFEHLQQLELIQPADGASDKTQREFQLMRLMLDHSQIMEAMQKYPQCPTDVKQWATSAFA, encoded by the exons ATGagtaaaagaaaagctaaagatGCTCATCTACCTATTGGAGAATGCATCAGTCAG GTTCATCAGATTTTAAGGAAGAGATTTTGccatcagcagcttcctgttaaACCAGAGGGAGTGGAGGCTCAACACAA ACACCTGGCGGAGCTGCTGAAGCGAACGGCGGTCCACGGGGAGAGCAACTCTGTGCTAATCGTCGGCCCTAGAGGAGCGGGGAAAACCATG ctgctgaagaGCGTCCTGAGGGAACTGTCACAGGAAACAGAGGTGCAGAAAAACCTCCTGCAGGTTCACCTCAACG GCCTCCTGCAGACGGACGACAGAATAGCTCTGAAAGAAATAACAAGGCAGCTCCAGCTGGAAAACGTTGTTGGCGATAAAGTGTTT GGAAGTTTTGCGGAGAACTTGACTTTCCTGCTGGATGCGTTGAAGAAAGGCGATCGCAGCAGCAGCCGTCCGGTGCTGTTCGTCCTGGACGAGTTCGACCTGTTCGCCCAGCACAAGAACCAGACTTTGCTCTACAACCTGTTTGATGTTTCCCAGTCTGCCCAGGCGCCTGTCGCGGTAGTCGGCCTCACCTGCAGGCTG GATGTGTTGGAGTTGTTGGAGAAGCGGGTGAAGTCTCGGTTTTCCCACCGTCAGATGCACCTGCTGAGCAAGCTGACGTTCCCTCAGTACCTGGAGCGGATCCGAGATCAGCTCAGCCTGCCGGACGACTTCCCGGATGGAAAGTTCGCTCAGGAGTGGAACGCCGGCGTGACG ACTCTCTGTGAAGACAAATCAGCTGAAGAGGTTCTGCAGAGATATTTCAACTCCAGTACGGACTTCCGCTCCCTGCACACGCTGCTG ATGTTGTGTTTGAGTCGAGTCTCGGTGGCCAGGCCGTCCATCACGCCGGCGGATCTCCTGGACGCCAGTCGCTTCTGTCTCGCTGACGCCAACGCAAACATGCTCCACG GTTTATCGATCTTGGAGCTGTGCCTGATTATTGCCATGAAGCACCTCAACGACGTCTATGAAGGAGAGCCGTTCAATCTGCAGATGGTTCACAACG AGTTTAAGAAGTTCCTGCAGAGGAAGTCCAACTCCATGTATAACTTTGAGCAGCCAGTCATAATGAAG GCCTTCgagcatctgcagcagctggagctgatCCAACCTGCCGACGGCGCCTCGGATAAAACCCAGAGGGAGTTTCAGCTGATGAGGCTGATGCTGGACCACAGTCAGATCATGGAGGCGATGCAGAAGTACCCTCAGTGTCCCACGGATGTCAAGCAGTGGGCCACGTCGGCGTTCGCCTAG
- the orc4 gene encoding origin recognition complex subunit 4 isoform X2: MLLKSVLRELSQETEVQKNLLQVHLNGLLQTDDRIALKEITRQLQLENVVGDKVFGSFAENLTFLLDALKKGDRSSSRPVLFVLDEFDLFAQHKNQTLLYNLFDVSQSAQAPVAVVGLTCRLDVLELLEKRVKSRFSHRQMHLLSKLTFPQYLERIRDQLSLPDDFPDGKFAQEWNAGVTTLCEDKSAEEVLQRYFNSSTDFRSLHTLLMLCLSRVSVARPSITPADLLDASRFCLADANANMLHGLSILELCLIIAMKHLNDVYEGEPFNLQMVHNEFKKFLQRKSNSMYNFEQPVIMKAFEHLQQLELIQPADGASDKTQREFQLMRLMLDHSQIMEAMQKYPQCPTDVKQWATSAFA; this comes from the exons ATG ctgctgaagaGCGTCCTGAGGGAACTGTCACAGGAAACAGAGGTGCAGAAAAACCTCCTGCAGGTTCACCTCAACG GCCTCCTGCAGACGGACGACAGAATAGCTCTGAAAGAAATAACAAGGCAGCTCCAGCTGGAAAACGTTGTTGGCGATAAAGTGTTT GGAAGTTTTGCGGAGAACTTGACTTTCCTGCTGGATGCGTTGAAGAAAGGCGATCGCAGCAGCAGCCGTCCGGTGCTGTTCGTCCTGGACGAGTTCGACCTGTTCGCCCAGCACAAGAACCAGACTTTGCTCTACAACCTGTTTGATGTTTCCCAGTCTGCCCAGGCGCCTGTCGCGGTAGTCGGCCTCACCTGCAGGCTG GATGTGTTGGAGTTGTTGGAGAAGCGGGTGAAGTCTCGGTTTTCCCACCGTCAGATGCACCTGCTGAGCAAGCTGACGTTCCCTCAGTACCTGGAGCGGATCCGAGATCAGCTCAGCCTGCCGGACGACTTCCCGGATGGAAAGTTCGCTCAGGAGTGGAACGCCGGCGTGACG ACTCTCTGTGAAGACAAATCAGCTGAAGAGGTTCTGCAGAGATATTTCAACTCCAGTACGGACTTCCGCTCCCTGCACACGCTGCTG ATGTTGTGTTTGAGTCGAGTCTCGGTGGCCAGGCCGTCCATCACGCCGGCGGATCTCCTGGACGCCAGTCGCTTCTGTCTCGCTGACGCCAACGCAAACATGCTCCACG GTTTATCGATCTTGGAGCTGTGCCTGATTATTGCCATGAAGCACCTCAACGACGTCTATGAAGGAGAGCCGTTCAATCTGCAGATGGTTCACAACG AGTTTAAGAAGTTCCTGCAGAGGAAGTCCAACTCCATGTATAACTTTGAGCAGCCAGTCATAATGAAG GCCTTCgagcatctgcagcagctggagctgatCCAACCTGCCGACGGCGCCTCGGATAAAACCCAGAGGGAGTTTCAGCTGATGAGGCTGATGCTGGACCACAGTCAGATCATGGAGGCGATGCAGAAGTACCCTCAGTGTCCCACGGATGTCAAGCAGTGGGCCACGTCGGCGTTCGCCTAG